In one Longimicrobiales bacterium genomic region, the following are encoded:
- a CDS encoding YtxH domain-containing protein: MYYDDDSGAVNFIAGMFLGAIIGVTVALFSAPQSGKRTRKRLVTAVSSARSAAGDRWGDLADQVQRASRKRIRL; this comes from the coding sequence ATGTACTATGACGACGATTCCGGCGCTGTCAATTTCATCGCCGGCATGTTTCTGGGCGCGATCATCGGCGTGACCGTGGCCCTGTTTTCCGCACCGCAGAGCGGCAAGCGCACCCGCAAACGCCTGGTGACCGCGGTCTCATCCGCGCGCTCCGCTGCCGGCGACCGCTGGGGCGACCTGGCCGACCAGGTTCAGCGAGCGAGCAGAAAACGCATCCGGCTCTGA
- a CDS encoding trehalose-6-phosphate synthase yields MNEPATAGRATSGLGPGDLDAILRRSLPDRRFAVVSNREPYEHYWDESADETAVRRPAGGLVAALDPLMQAVGGLWVAWGSGDRDRDEVDEGDRLRVPPENPGYVLRRLWLNQQDVNQYYFGYANQFLWPLCHLRPALTRMRSKYWTTYVDVNRRFADAVLQEIGPEERGAVWFQDYHLALAPQQVRTRRPDLTLAHFWHIPFPPLEIFRVASQAPQLLRGLLANDVVGFHLPLFADNFMRCAESLLDDAHVNWETRAVEIGGHSCYVRAFPISIDVEQFRTAAVHPSADARIERLRARYAPDDGILGVGVDRIDYSKGLEEKIKALDVLFDRYPAMRGRFTFVQIAVPSRTEIDAYDWLNEKLERAIWQLNDKWGAGGWQPVHLLKESLSHERLANFYRAADLCYVNSLQDGMNLVAKEFLACQVDDPGGVLVLSRFAGAAEELDGAYEVNPYDPEASADGLYEAVTMSADERRERMNRLHASLRTIYDWMGEIFEGWGAAARGESAPLSDADRWSRTR; encoded by the coding sequence GTGAACGAGCCCGCAACGGCCGGGCGCGCCACGAGCGGGCTCGGACCTGGCGACCTCGATGCCATCCTGCGCCGGTCCCTGCCGGATCGCAGATTCGCCGTCGTCAGCAATCGTGAGCCGTACGAGCACTACTGGGACGAGTCTGCCGATGAGACGGCGGTACGCCGGCCGGCCGGTGGTCTGGTGGCGGCGCTCGATCCTCTCATGCAGGCCGTGGGCGGCCTCTGGGTGGCCTGGGGCAGCGGCGACCGCGACCGCGACGAGGTCGATGAGGGAGACCGCCTGCGTGTGCCTCCCGAGAATCCGGGTTACGTCCTGCGGCGCCTCTGGCTGAACCAGCAGGACGTCAACCAGTACTATTTCGGATACGCCAACCAGTTCCTCTGGCCGCTCTGTCACCTCCGGCCGGCGCTGACGCGCATGCGCTCGAAGTACTGGACCACCTACGTCGACGTGAATCGGCGCTTCGCCGACGCAGTGCTGCAGGAGATCGGCCCGGAGGAGCGCGGTGCCGTATGGTTCCAGGACTACCACCTGGCACTCGCTCCTCAGCAGGTGCGCACACGCCGGCCTGACCTCACGCTCGCCCACTTCTGGCACATACCGTTTCCGCCGCTCGAGATCTTCCGCGTCGCGAGTCAGGCGCCACAGCTGCTGCGCGGATTGCTCGCCAATGATGTCGTCGGTTTCCACCTGCCGCTGTTTGCCGACAACTTCATGCGCTGTGCCGAGTCCCTGCTCGACGACGCGCACGTGAACTGGGAAACACGCGCCGTCGAGATCGGCGGACACAGCTGCTACGTGCGTGCGTTCCCGATCTCGATCGATGTCGAGCAGTTCCGTACGGCGGCCGTGCATCCGAGCGCGGATGCACGGATCGAGCGGCTGCGTGCACGGTACGCTCCGGATGATGGCATCCTGGGTGTCGGAGTGGACCGCATCGACTATTCCAAGGGTCTCGAAGAGAAGATCAAGGCACTCGACGTCCTCTTCGACCGGTATCCCGCGATGCGCGGCCGTTTCACGTTCGTGCAGATCGCCGTGCCGAGCCGGACGGAGATCGATGCGTACGACTGGCTGAACGAGAAGCTCGAGCGCGCCATCTGGCAGCTCAACGACAAGTGGGGCGCGGGCGGCTGGCAGCCGGTGCATCTGCTGAAGGAATCGCTGTCGCACGAGCGGCTCGCGAACTTCTACCGCGCGGCCGACCTCTGCTACGTCAACTCGCTTCAGGACGGCATGAACCTCGTCGCGAAGGAGTTCCTGGCCTGCCAGGTCGACGACCCCGGTGGCGTCCTCGTTCTGTCCCGGTTCGCCGGTGCGGCGGAGGAACTGGATGGCGCATATGAGGTGAATCCCTACGACCCGGAAGCGTCCGCAGATGGTCTGTACGAAGCGGTGACCATGTCCGCGGATGAACGCCGCGAGCGCATGAACAGGCTGCACGCGTCGCTGCGAACGATATACGACTGGATGGGCGAGATCTTCGAGGGCTGGGGTGCGGCTGCACGTGGCGAGTCCGCGCCGCTGTCGGATGCGGATCGGTGGAGCCGGACGCGGTGA
- a CDS encoding thymidine phosphorylase produces the protein MTPSQIIRRKRAGEELSGADIRTFFEAYTAGDVEEYQMSAFLMAVFFRGMSPAELSALVEVMIASGAVADLSGVPGVKVDKHSTGGVGDKVSIVLAPLVASLGVPVPMMSGRGLGHTGGTVDKLETIPGFRTDLTLREYADQMGRIGCALIAQTQEIAPLDRRLYALRDVTATVESIPLIASSIMSKKLAEGIDALVLDVKMGSGAFMPEAERAEELARTMIGIGAASGKRVVALLTAMDRPLGHAVGNALEIEECVMLLRGEGPEDVREVTLALAAEMLVLGGAAADTGGAYDQAAAALGDGRALEKMRGIIEAQGGNPMVLDDPAILPQAAARRVVHAPRGGTLTRMDVRAIGEAAVELGAGRSTLDAAVDPAVGFHITIKPGDRVEKGQPIATVHAREGAAAETSARRLLDAIVIGEEPAAPLPLIVRRIDEASNAVS, from the coding sequence GTGACCCCCTCACAGATAATACGACGCAAACGCGCAGGCGAGGAGTTGAGCGGAGCGGACATCCGCACATTCTTCGAAGCATACACCGCTGGGGACGTCGAGGAATACCAGATGTCGGCATTCCTCATGGCCGTGTTCTTCCGGGGCATGTCTCCCGCCGAGCTGTCTGCACTGGTCGAAGTCATGATCGCGTCCGGCGCGGTCGCAGACCTCTCCGGAGTCCCCGGTGTGAAAGTCGACAAGCATTCGACCGGTGGCGTGGGCGACAAGGTGTCCATCGTGCTGGCCCCGCTCGTGGCATCGCTGGGCGTCCCGGTGCCCATGATGAGCGGGCGCGGGCTGGGTCACACCGGCGGCACAGTGGACAAGCTGGAGACCATACCGGGCTTCCGCACCGACCTCACCCTGCGGGAATACGCCGACCAGATGGGCCGGATCGGATGTGCGCTCATTGCGCAGACGCAGGAGATCGCACCACTCGACAGGCGGCTGTATGCATTGCGCGATGTCACGGCGACGGTGGAGTCCATCCCACTGATTGCCTCGAGCATCATGAGCAAGAAGCTGGCGGAGGGGATCGACGCACTGGTGCTCGACGTGAAGATGGGCAGCGGTGCGTTCATGCCGGAAGCGGAGCGCGCAGAGGAGCTGGCGCGGACGATGATAGGCATTGGCGCAGCGAGCGGAAAGCGCGTCGTTGCGCTGCTCACCGCCATGGACCGGCCGCTGGGACACGCCGTCGGCAACGCGCTCGAGATCGAGGAATGCGTCATGCTGCTGCGCGGGGAAGGCCCGGAGGATGTGCGGGAGGTAACCCTCGCGCTCGCGGCGGAGATGCTGGTGCTCGGAGGTGCGGCCGCGGATACGGGAGGGGCGTACGACCAGGCCGCCGCGGCGCTCGGCGACGGGCGCGCACTCGAGAAGATGCGTGGCATCATCGAGGCGCAGGGTGGTAATCCGATGGTGCTGGACGACCCCGCCATTCTGCCACAGGCGGCAGCGCGCCGCGTGGTTCACGCACCGCGGGGCGGTACCCTCACGCGGATGGACGTGCGCGCGATCGGGGAAGCGGCAGTCGAGCTCGGTGCAGGGCGGAGCACACTGGACGCTGCAGTCGACCCGGCCGTGGGGTTCCACATCACGATCAAGCCAGGCGATCGTGTCGAGAAGGGGCAGCCGATCGCCACGGTGCACGCGCGCGAGGGTGCAGCCGCGGAGACGAGCGCGCGCCGACTGCTGGACGCGATCGTGATCGGCGAGGAGCCGGCTGCACCGCTGCCGCTCATCGTGCGTCGGATCG